The following nucleotide sequence is from Selenomonadales bacterium.
CGTTTCGCACGTCCGCGGACGTGCCACAGGCACGTCCCTACTTGCTCGCTAACGTGATCATGGCGCGGAGCCCTTGGAAAGCCGTAATATAGTCGTCGGCAGTATACTCTACGATGCTGCCTTCTACGCGCAGCGAACCCGGCAGAAAAGCTGCCGCATCTGCCATGCCAGCATTTAAGAACTCTATGCGCATGGTAACCGGGGGACGAAAGACAAGCGGCTGCCACGCGGGTCGCTTACTCATGGCGTGTTCAGCCCGTGTGCGAATCAAGTCTGCGGCCGCTCTTGGGTGTAGGTTCTTGGCGCTGTAGCGGGTAATGGCCTCTTTTACGGCAGCCACTTCGACGCTTGGGAGCAGTGCTAACGCTTCCTCGGTCGCATCTTTATCACCGGTCGTCAAAACCACGGGAACACCGAAGTGACCTGCTAAGCCGGCATTGATACCGATTTCGCCGCACAATACCCCATTGACCCACACGTTACTCACCACGCCACCGCTGATAGTGTGCGAGAGAATCCCACGCGCGTGCATGCGCGAGTGATAGCCGACGAACATGCAGGCGTCGCACTCAGCGTCGACCCCCTGCATCATCATCAGCGGCTTAGGCGTGCCAAGAATTACCTCGGCTAAGGGGTGAAGCTGTTTGGGGAGAAGGTTGTTCATTCCGCCGTGGCTGTCGTTTACTACAATCTTTGTGGCACCGCCAGCTATGGCGCCCTCTACGGCGGCATTGACTTCCTCGGTCATCTGCAGACGCGCCTCATCGTAAGTCTTCCCACCGGGGCCGGTGCTGTCGCTGTTTACTACGCCGCATACGCCCTCAATGTCCACACTGATAAATACCTTCACTCTTGCACGCTCCTTTACACTCGCTATCACAGATATATTCAATGCTCTGCCCTCTGCTCCTGCCGTGACTTGTAACCAGTCTGTAACTTAGTTTAGAGCGCGTCATGCCTTATAATTAACTTGGAGGTGGCGAAAGTGCGTATGCGGAAGTGGTTGCTTGTCTTAGTGCTAGTCGCTCTCTCCTTGGCTGTCAGTTGTACAAATGAACCGAGCCGGGCCCCGCTTGTGCCCCTTGTGGCCCATAACGCACACAGCCAGCGGGCCCATTACACAGCTTCCGGTGAGTCACCGTTTGTCGTAGTATATGTTTTGGAGAGGGCAACCGGCTGGATTGTTCCGCTTAGCGTGGCGCGCGAGCCGGGACAAACGCCCCTAGAGCAAGCGGTCCGTCTCTTAAACGACGGCGCTTGGCCGGAGGATTTTAGGACCTTAGGCGCAGGTCAGTCTCGCATTCAAGGAACGACCCTTAGGGATACGGTGTTGACGGTAGATATGCCGCCTGCCTTTCAGGCATGGGTCACTCGCAATCTAGCCGAGGAGCGCTCCTTTGTTAAGGCAACGGTGCTTACGCTTACGAGTTTTCGGGACATTACGGCAGTGAGATTCACGATTAACGGACTCCCCATGCACGGTGCGGTCGGTCCTTTTCAGCTCGCCGAACCCATAGGACGACCCACAGCCGTTAACTCGCTGCTAGCGACCGGCAATTCAGTGGTGCTTTACCTTAGGCTACGAGACGCAGATTTGCTGGTGCCTTGGGCGGTGCCTGCCGCGCGCCGGGACCCTGCAGTCGCCTTGCAGGAGTTAATTAGATTTCGCGGACATGAGAAGCTTGTCTCCCCCGTCCCCAACAATCTCTCGGTTCAGTCTGTGCGGGTAGGAGAGGGACTGGCCATAGTCAATCTCGATAAGGCCTCCGTTTCCCTGTTTTTGCAGGGAGCTGTTAACCAGCAACTCGTTCTCGATGCCCTCGTCTATACTCTCTTAGAGTTTCCCGACATAAAGGAAGTCCAATTCCTAGTTGACGGGCGCGTGCTTGCTCCGCTAGGGTCGAACCTAGACCTCAGCAGACCGATTGGGCGGACGGAGATTAACCGAGTGCGATAGCGCTCATCGTCGCACTATTGACCCGTCTACTGCTACTCTGGTAGACTTTACTTGGGTTAGCGGATACGCGAGGGGGAAGATGGAATGAGCGATGCCGACTTTCTGAAGACTGTCGACGACGTCGAAAGGCTTTTGCGCACCGTCAGTGTTATTATCAAGAAGCGAGGCAGGGAGATTCTCGCTGACTTTGGGATTACCCCTCCGCAGTTTAGCGCACTCCTCACCTTGATTCAAAACGGCGACATGACCATTGGCGAGTTAGGCGAGAAGTTGTACCTAGCCTGTAGCACCGCTACCGACCTAGTGGATCGCATGGAACGAAACGGCCTTGTAGCACGTGAGCGCGACACTAATGACCGACGTGTGATTCGGTTGCGAGTGCTTGAGCGCGGGCATCAAATGCTAGAGGAAGTAATGCAGGCGCGGCGGAGGTATTTGTCCGGTGTGCTTGAGCGCGTCTCGCGAGAGGAGACAGCCAACATGGTTGTGGCCCTTGACCATCTCGCCGCACTTATGACGCAGGAGGAAGTTACTTAAACGTCAAGACCTGCCGCGGGCGGGTCTTTTGTCTGGTTAGCAGCGCGCGCTAGTTACCGCCGTCAGAAGTAGCGCATACTATGAAGCATCACAGAAAGAGGCGGTGGTGGATTTGGGCCCAATCGGCCTGTTTGACTCCGGTGTCGGCGGCCTTTCGGTGTTGCGGCAGCTGCAGAAGGTAATGCCGCAAGAGGATTATGTGTACTTTGCCGACACCTTGCATATGCCCTACGGGTTGCGTAGCCAGGCAGAGCTTGAACAAATTGTTTTTGGCATCTGCGACTTCTTACTGCGTGAGCGCTGCCGCGCGATTGTAATGGCCTGCAACACCTCGTCCGCCTTAGTATTACCGCTAGCCAGACAACGCTACCGAGTGCCGCTATTTGGTATGCTGTTGCCGGGAGCGCGTGCCGCCGCTCAAGTTACTCTAGAGGGCCGGGTCGGCGTGCTTGCTACCGAGGCCACGATTAGGTCGCAGGCCTACACGAAAGCTCTAAAGGCCATCTCGCCCTGCACAGAGGTTTTCGGGCAAGCGTGCACGGCTCTCGCCCCGTTAGTAGAGAACGGTGAACTCGCGGGCGCACAGGTGAGTGATGCGGTACATGACTGCGTGGCACCGGTGCTTCTGCAGCACGTTGACACTTTAGTTCTTGGCTGTACGCACTATCCGTTCTTGCTGCCTGTGTTTAATCAAGTGGTTCCCCCTAACGTGAAACTAGTCGACCCAGCGGAAGAAGCAGCGCGGGATGTGCAGGCACATCTGTCACCGGCACTTTCCGGCGGCGGCAATACCACCTTCTACGTTTCAGGCGGCGTCCGGCAGTTTGGGCAAGTGGCAGGGAGCTTGCTTGGTGTCGCCATAGAACCTCGGCAGGTAAAGTTTGGGGCAGGAACAAACGGTTTGAGCGTGGAAGTTGTTTGACCGGGGAAACTGAATAAGCAGTGCGCGCCTCGCATATCGTGTAGGGAGATAGCTTAAAGGAGGCGCACATGAGCATTCACCGCTGCACCCGCTGGGTACTCGTTTTGGTGCTGTTGTTATCTGTCGGTGTGCTGCTAGGCTGCATTCCGGCTTGGCTGCGGCCTACCGCCGCGCCGCCTAGGAATGATGAGCCTAAGCGGCAGGGGGTGTTTGTGCCACGCGCACTGCCGGTGCTGCAGCAAAGGGAAGTGCGGCAACGCGTGCTGTGGGTAC
It contains:
- a CDS encoding M55 family metallopeptidase, translated to MKVFISVDIEGVCGVVNSDSTGPGGKTYDEARLQMTEEVNAAVEGAIAGGATKIVVNDSHGGMNNLLPKQLHPLAEVILGTPKPLMMMQGVDAECDACMFVGYHSRMHARGILSHTISGGVVSNVWVNGVLCGEIGINAGLAGHFGVPVVLTTGDKDATEEALALLPSVEVAAVKEAITRYSAKNLHPRAAADLIRTRAEHAMSKRPAWQPLVFRPPVTMRIEFLNAGMADAAAFLPGSLRVEGSIVEYTADDYITAFQGLRAMITLASK
- a CDS encoding MarR family transcriptional regulator; translated protein: MSDADFLKTVDDVERLLRTVSVIIKKRGREILADFGITPPQFSALLTLIQNGDMTIGELGEKLYLACSTATDLVDRMERNGLVARERDTNDRRVIRLRVLERGHQMLEEVMQARRRYLSGVLERVSREETANMVVALDHLAALMTQEEVT
- a CDS encoding GerMN domain-containing protein is translated as MRMRKWLLVLVLVALSLAVSCTNEPSRAPLVPLVAHNAHSQRAHYTASGESPFVVVYVLERATGWIVPLSVAREPGQTPLEQAVRLLNDGAWPEDFRTLGAGQSRIQGTTLRDTVLTVDMPPAFQAWVTRNLAEERSFVKATVLTLTSFRDITAVRFTINGLPMHGAVGPFQLAEPIGRPTAVNSLLATGNSVVLYLRLRDADLLVPWAVPAARRDPAVALQELIRFRGHEKLVSPVPNNLSVQSVRVGEGLAIVNLDKASVSLFLQGAVNQQLVLDALVYTLLEFPDIKEVQFLVDGRVLAPLGSNLDLSRPIGRTEINRVR
- a CDS encoding glutamate racemase, which gives rise to MGPIGLFDSGVGGLSVLRQLQKVMPQEDYVYFADTLHMPYGLRSQAELEQIVFGICDFLLRERCRAIVMACNTSSALVLPLARQRYRVPLFGMLLPGARAAAQVTLEGRVGVLATEATIRSQAYTKALKAISPCTEVFGQACTALAPLVENGELAGAQVSDAVHDCVAPVLLQHVDTLVLGCTHYPFLLPVFNQVVPPNVKLVDPAEEAARDVQAHLSPALSGGGNTTFYVSGGVRQFGQVAGSLLGVAIEPRQVKFGAGTNGLSVEVV